Proteins from a single region of Bombus pascuorum chromosome 5, iyBomPasc1.1, whole genome shotgun sequence:
- the LOC132907008 gene encoding acetylcholinesterase-like gives MSRNRSSLSKFEALMVLSLTVLVQLDVCWCTPSHRSRHHADMSYEDTKSFRSSEELPRPAALNSNDDPLVVQTRKGKVKGKTMTATTGKEVDAWFGIPYAQKPLGALRFRHPRPAERWSGTLNATTLPNSCVQILDTVFGDFAGATMWNPNTPLSEDCLYVNVVAPRPRPTNAAVMVWIFGGGFYSGSATLDVYDHKTLVSEENVILVSMQYRVASLGFLYFGTSDVPGNAGLFDQMMALQWVRDNIAAFGGNPDNVTLFGESAGAVSVSMHLLSPLSRHLFSQAIMQSGSPTAPWAIISREESIMRGIRLAEAVGCPHDRDNLQEVIDCLLIKDPIELVKNEWGTLGICEFPFVPVIDGAFLDETPQRSLATSSFKKANIMMGSNTEEGFYFIIYYLTELFRIDMAEDVKVSREQFVSAVTELNPYVNQFGRHAIIYEYTDWLRPDDPHMNRDALDKIVGDYQFTCNVNEFAGRYADTGNTVYMYYYKHRSANNPWPRWTGVMHADEISYIFGEPLDSSKGYMPEEINLSKRMMRYWANFAKTGDPNVGDVESWTQTYWPPHTAAKKEYLTLDTNSSEIGNGPRARQCTFWKKYLPQLLAATSKLELSQKMACSGTRITDGGHLFLMLSLLLIGTLFSHRIAIQSNANSVPEMMDPRGLV, from the exons ATGTCAAGAAACCGAAGTTCCTTGAGCAAGTTCGAGGCCCTGATGGTGCTAAGTTTAACGGTACTCGTTCAACTGGACGTCTGTTGGTGCACGCCGTCTCACAGAAGCAGACATCACGCGGACATGTCCTACGAGGACACGAAGAGTTTCCGAAGCAGCGAGGAGCTGCCTAGACCAGCCGCCCTCAATTCGAACGACGATCCGCTGGTAGTGCAAACCAGAAAGGGCAAGGTCAAGGGTAAGACCATGACTGCCACCACGGGAAAGGAGGTCGACGCCTGGTTCGGGATCCCTTACGCGCAGAAACCTCTCG GAGCTCTGAGGTTCCGGCATCCGAGACCTGCGGAACGTTGGTCAGGAACTCTAAACGCAACTACGCTACCGAATAGCTGCGTGCAGATTTTGGACACGGTGTTCGGCGACTTCGCAGGTGCGACTATGTGGAATCCGAACACACCGTTGAGCGAGGACTGTCTTTACGTGAACGTGGTCGCGCCACGGCCTAGGCCTACCAATGCCGCTGTTATGGTATGGATATTCGGTG GTGGCTTTTACTCCGGATCGGCGACCCTCGACGTTTACGATCACAAAACCCTGGTGTCCGAGGAGAACGTGATTCTAGTCTCGATGCAGTATCGAGTCGCCAGCCTGGGTTTCCTGTACTTCGGAACGTCGGATGTTCCTGGGAACGCCGGTCTGTTTGATCAGATGATGGCCCTTCAGTGGGTCCGCGACAATATCGCTGCCTTTGGCGGAAATCCTGACAACGTGACCCTGTTCGGAGAGAGCGCGGGCGCCGTTTCCGTTTCTATGCACCTCCTTTCGCCTCTATCAAG GCATCTCTTCAGTCAAGCCATCATGCAGTCTGGCTCTCCGACAGCACCTTGGGCCATCATCTCGCGCGAGGAGTCGATCATGCGCGGCATTCGATTGGCAGAAGCTGTCGGTTGTCCTCACGATCGCGACAACTTGCAAGAAGTGATCGATTGTCTGCTGATTAAGGATCCGATCGAATTGGTGAAGAACGAATGGGGCACCCTGGGCATCTGCGAGTTTCCGTTCGTCCCCGTGATTGACGGCGCCTTTCTCGATGAAACGCCACAACGCTCGTTGGCCACCTCGTCCTTCAAAAAGGCCAACATCATGATGGGCTCGAACACCGAGGAAGGtttctactttattatttactatctCACCGAGCTGTTTCGCATCGATATGGCCGAGGATGTAAAAGTCAGCAGGGAACAGTTCGTTAGCGCCGTTACCGAATTAAATCCGTACGTCAATCAGTTTGGAAGGCACGCCATTATCTACGAGTACACGGACTGGCTACGCCCGGACGACCCTCACATGAATCGCGACGCCCTGGATAAAATCGTCGGCGACTATCAATTCACTTGCAACGTGAACGAATTTGCTGGCCGTTACGCCGATACGGGAAACACCGTTTACATGTATTATTACAAACACAG ATCGGCGAACAACCCATGGCCAAGATGGACCGGTGTGATGCACGCCGACGAAATCAGCTACATCTTTGGCGAGCCGTTGGATTCTTCGAAAGGATACATGCCCGAGGAGATAAATTTGTCCAAGAGAATGATGAGATATTGGGCGAACTTTGCAAAAACAGG GGATCCGAACGTCGGAGACGTCGAGTCATGGACGCAGACCTATTGGCCGCCGCACACTGCCGCCAAGAAGGAATACCTGACGTTGGATACCAACAGTTCCGAAATCGGAAACGGACCTAGAGCGAGGCAGTGCACTTTTTGGAAGAAATACCTTCCGCAACTCCTCGCCGCTACTT